CACGACTGGATCGTCCGCGAGCGCGTCGGGCAGCACGGCGTCTACGACTACGAGTGGCTCACCGGTCCTAACACCTATGGGTTCACCGGGGCCGCCTCCGGCGGGACGATCGACGAGGACGACATGAAGGTTGCCATCGCCGACTTCCTCGCCGAGATCAACCCGGAGACCGGTTACCTGGACTGACCGGAGCGTGCGCCTGCCGGGAAAGTGGACCCGCTTGGGCTAGTCATAGCTGGCCCAGACGGGTCCACTCGCCGCGGCGCTGCTTCGAACAGCGGGTGGCCGGCTCGGCCGGGTACGGTCGCGGGATGTCCCACCCGCTGAGAGGCGGTGCCGTTGATGGCATGTCGTATCGGTGAGCTCGTGCTCGGCTGCCGCGACCCGGAGGTGCTGGCGCGGTTCTGGTGCGAGGTTCTGGACTTCGTCGTGCTCGATCGGGAGGACGACGGGTCGATCGAGATCGGGCCGCGGGAAGGGTTCGGCGGGCCGCAGCCGACGATCTTCCTCAGTCGCCGGGACGAGCCGGAGAAGGGCAAATCCCGGCTGCACATCGACGTCAACCCCACCGACCGCGACCAGGACGCCGAGCTCGAACGCCTGCTGAAGATCGGAGCGCGCCCGGCCGACATCGGTCAGACGGGTGACGAGTCGTGGCATGTCCTCGTCGACCCGGAAGGCAACGAGTTCTGCCTGCTCAAGACCCGTCTCAACGCACTCTGACGCGTCGCGGAGTCACCTGCTGGGCCGGAAGCCTCGAAGGCGGAGGCTGTTGGTGACGACGAACACGGACGAGAACGCCATCGCGGCGCCGGCGATCATCGGGTTGAGCAGTCCGGCGGCCGCCAGCGGCAGGGCGGCGATGTTGTAGGCGAAGGCCCAGAACAGGTTGCCCTTG
This Cryptosporangium aurantiacum DNA region includes the following protein-coding sequences:
- a CDS encoding VOC family protein — encoded protein: MACRIGELVLGCRDPEVLARFWCEVLDFVVLDREDDGSIEIGPREGFGGPQPTIFLSRRDEPEKGKSRLHIDVNPTDRDQDAELERLLKIGARPADIGQTGDESWHVLVDPEGNEFCLLKTRLNAL